Proteins from a genomic interval of Schistosoma mansoni strain Puerto Rico chromosome 2, complete genome:
- a CDS encoding putative taz protein (tafazzin), with product MDLVYKLYKNQETSYLPRKILQSLTYSFMGLASKIALSRHQLNVVGSERFLLAIDKRPSNQPLITISNHHSCLDDFFLCGSLLKLRHFANVTVCRWCLTAVDICYTTSFHTNFFFWFRGVPIWRRVRDPLSGKITHFGGGVYQPSMDFCIDLLNSGQWVHVFSQGRIIQPHERDSEKNIRLRWGIGRLIAESKEDPLVIPVWHCGLDQLNPSEVPNTSTTLSRIFGKPRQVTVLVGKPIDTHDLRQELKKNSSEYLASSEFRSLTHSMYTQVVQEQLYKLKEEAEYKHQ from the exons ATGGATCTTGTTTACAAGCTTTACAAAAATCAGGAAACCTCATATCTTCCCCGTAAAATTCTCCAATCCCTAACATACTCTTTCATGGGATTAGCTTCAAAGATAGCCTTGTCACGTCATCAGCTAAATGTTGTTGGTTCAGAACGTTTTTTATTGGCCATTGACAAAAGACCTAGTAATCAGCCTTTGATTACAATCAGCAATCACCATTCGTGTCTTGACGATTTTTTCTTGTGTGGTTCATTGCTTAAACTTAGGCACTTTGCTAATG TAACCGTATGTCGTTGGTGCTTGACAGCTGTAGATATATGTTACACGACTTCGTTTCATACTAACTTCTTCTTCTGGTTCAGAGGAGTTCCTATATGGCGAAGAGTTCGTGATCCGCTATCTGGTAAAATTACTCACTTTGGTGGGGGGGTTTATCAACCTAGTATGGATTTTTGCATAGATTTACTAAATTCTGGCCAATGGGTACATGTATTTTCTCAG GGCAGAATTATTCAACCTCACGAACGTGATTCTGAAAAAAATATCCGCCTGCGTTGGGGAATCGGACGATTAATAGCGGAATCAAAAGAA gatccacttgtaattcCTGTTTGGCATTGTGGTCTAGATCAACTAAATCCTTCTGAGGTTCCGAACACATCTACTACGCTGTCACGTATATTTGGAAAACCGCGTCAAGTCACTGTTTTAGTAGGTAAACCAATCGATACCCATGATTTACGTCAAGAATTGAAGAAGAATTCGTCTGAATATTTGGCGTCATCAGAATTTCGTTCACTTACTCACTCTATGTATACTCAAGTTGTCCAAGAACAGCTATATAAACTCAAAGAAGAAGCCGAATATAAAcatcaatga